A genome region from Primulina eburnea isolate SZY01 chromosome 9, ASM2296580v1, whole genome shotgun sequence includes the following:
- the LOC140840548 gene encoding homeobox-leucine zipper protein HAT22-like isoform X2, with translation MGFDESYKTRLVLGLGIPYSAEAKNSRKPPADQGDIDRFWKFSEPSLTLSLCGGTQDQTNVAKRQDSTGASSLSNLSVKREREHGSCEEVEIQKVSCGEDDGFGERKKLRLNKFQSARLEESFKRHSTLNPKQKQDFARELKLRPRQVEVWFQNRRARTKLKQMELDCEFLRKCCDRLTDENRRLHKELKELKTLKSEQPLYMQLPSATLTMCPSCERIHGGSGCVAESAAKSSNKISFNAALV, from the exons ATGGGTTTCGATGAATCATACAAAACACGTCTTGTTTTAGGACTGGGAATCCCATATTCAGCAGAAGctaaaaattcaagaaaaccaCCTGCAGACCAAGGTGATATCGATCGTTTCTGGAAATTTTCCGAGCCGTCGTTGACTCTGAGCTTGTGTGGTGGAACCCAGGATCAGACTAATGTCGCTAAAAG ACAAGATAGTACTGGTGCTTCGTCTTTGTCCAACTTGAGTGTGAAGAGGGAAAGAGAACATGGCAGCTGCGAAGAGGTTGAAATACAGAAAGTTTCTTGTGGAGAAGATGATGGGTTTGGTGAAAGGAAGAAGCTTAGACTCAACAAGTTTCAGTCCGCTCGTTTGGAGGAAAGCTTCAAGCGCCACAGCACTCTTAATCCA AAGCAGAAGCAAGATTTCGCGAGGGAGTTGAAGCTGAGACCTCGACAGGTTGAAGTGTGGTTCCAAAACAGAAGAGCCAG GACAAAGTTGAAGCAAATGGAATTAGACTGTGAATTCTTGAGAAAGTGCTGCGACAGGCTGACTGATGAGAACCGGCGGCTGCACAAGGAGCTTAAGGAGTTAAAAACCCTGAAATCAGAGCAGCCGTTGTACATGCAGCTACCGTCGGCCACCCTGACTATGTGCCCGTCGTGTGAGAGGATCCACGGCGGCAGCGGCTGTGTAGCAGAAAGCGCGGCGAAGAGCTCTAATAAAATAAGCTTCAATGCAGCACTAGTCTAA
- the LOC140840548 gene encoding homeobox-leucine zipper protein HAT22-like isoform X1, with translation MGFDESYKTRLVLGLGIPYSAEAKNSRKPPADQGDIDRFWKFSEPSLTLSLCGGTQDQTNVAKRSDFDDFNRVFKDREADDLFRQDSTGASSLSNLSVKREREHGSCEEVEIQKVSCGEDDGFGERKKLRLNKFQSARLEESFKRHSTLNPKQKQDFARELKLRPRQVEVWFQNRRARTKLKQMELDCEFLRKCCDRLTDENRRLHKELKELKTLKSEQPLYMQLPSATLTMCPSCERIHGGSGCVAESAAKSSNKISFNAALV, from the exons ATGGGTTTCGATGAATCATACAAAACACGTCTTGTTTTAGGACTGGGAATCCCATATTCAGCAGAAGctaaaaattcaagaaaaccaCCTGCAGACCAAGGTGATATCGATCGTTTCTGGAAATTTTCCGAGCCGTCGTTGACTCTGAGCTTGTGTGGTGGAACCCAGGATCAGACTAATGTCGCTAAAAGGTCAGATTTTGATGATTTCAACAGGGTTTTTAAGGATCGTGAGGCTGATGATTTGTTCAGACAAGATAGTACTGGTGCTTCGTCTTTGTCCAACTTGAGTGTGAAGAGGGAAAGAGAACATGGCAGCTGCGAAGAGGTTGAAATACAGAAAGTTTCTTGTGGAGAAGATGATGGGTTTGGTGAAAGGAAGAAGCTTAGACTCAACAAGTTTCAGTCCGCTCGTTTGGAGGAAAGCTTCAAGCGCCACAGCACTCTTAATCCA AAGCAGAAGCAAGATTTCGCGAGGGAGTTGAAGCTGAGACCTCGACAGGTTGAAGTGTGGTTCCAAAACAGAAGAGCCAG GACAAAGTTGAAGCAAATGGAATTAGACTGTGAATTCTTGAGAAAGTGCTGCGACAGGCTGACTGATGAGAACCGGCGGCTGCACAAGGAGCTTAAGGAGTTAAAAACCCTGAAATCAGAGCAGCCGTTGTACATGCAGCTACCGTCGGCCACCCTGACTATGTGCCCGTCGTGTGAGAGGATCCACGGCGGCAGCGGCTGTGTAGCAGAAAGCGCGGCGAAGAGCTCTAATAAAATAAGCTTCAATGCAGCACTAGTCTAA
- the LOC140841649 gene encoding uncharacterized protein, translating to MFRQSPRRNPRNKGFKVKHVLQLCLLLGVGIWLLYQVQHSRDKKASYQENTKVSEKVQDEVDTIKLGRKDLLPKTEEEEDTIDEKPKEETSEEKPMHFDDENKLEDRGQDQENTKEGSENRESEETKSINVNDGSKINGEDPESTVRDGEGSKEEENGDNPEENNEKEGEEKANVEPDVKEDKVDDGENERVKIDETDQSGEDGKESKGGEGEEKANVEPDIEEVKVESSENEGLKIDETTNEEKVDGEKVVNEGDGTENKKEESTEEYESKSGDKNEENGSGEKHDNEERDTEESNGKKNAEDTKEQEGNSMIDENIDGSTEKSSATDIESNGGADNEGKKEENAKGENLSVDGMGQDSQNLTETRSVSLGGLNGEDKSVSVDQSDREDHLKSNSDQEELKSSDLDDGTMEKNNSSKGDEHMDSQNHDSTAETTDDNDKHDKDNDKSTDDSAQSQQEQDEKTVTQDEKRDAKFTSSTVENLDVSKQDSKGSGLDNTGDENIVDSQNASGLKNDTETSDENVSDNSSEQQNLDNGSETDGSATSSNDSNGAEQGQNTLENSSDTSNTVGDDSSPGLNTNTDSSQHDEASSIPQDEKEARTDLDTLPDLGSESKDAIA from the coding sequence ATGTTTCGGCAATCGCCACGTAGGAACCCGAGAAATAAAGGATTCAAGGTGAAGCATGTTCTGCAGCTATGTTTGCTTCTCGGAGTCGGTATTTGGTTGCTTTACCAAGTCCAGCACTCCCGTGACAAGAAGGCGTCCTATCAAGAAAATACAAAAGTTTCAGAGAAGGTGCAAGATGAGGTAGACACTATTAAGCTTGGGAGAAAGGATCTTTTGCCTAaaacagaagaagaagaagatactATAGATGAGAAGCCTAAAGAGGAGACTTCTGAGGAAAAGCCAATGCACTTTGATGATGAAAATAAGCTTGAAGATCGGGGGCAAGATCAAGAAAATACAAAAGAGGGAAGTGAAAATCGAGAGAGTGAGGAGACTAAAAGTATTAATGTGAATGATGGAAGTAAAATAAATGGCGAAGATCCAGAAAGTACGGTGAGAGATGGTGAAGGAAGCAAAGAAGAGGAAAATGGAGATAATCCTgaagaaaataatgaaaaagaaGGTGAGGAGAAGGCGAATGTGGAGCCGGATGTAAAAGAGgataaggttgatgatggcgaAAATGAACGTGTGAAAATTGATGAAACAGATCAAAGTGGAGAGGATGGCAAAGAAAGCAAGGGGGGAGAAGGTGAGGAAAAGGCCAATGTGGAGCCAGATATTGAAGAAGTTAAGGTTGAAAGTAGTGAGAATGAAGGTTTGAAAATTGATGAAACAACGAACGAGGAGAAAGTTGATGGAGAGAAGGTTGTTAATGAAGGGGATGGCACAGAGAACAAAAAAGAAGAATCGACAGAGGAGTACGAGAGCAAAAGTGGTGATAAAAACGAAGAAAATGGAAGTGGAGAAAAACACGATAATGAAGAGAGAGATACGGAGGAGAGCAATGGAAAGAAGAATGCAGAAGATACGAAAGAGCAAGAGGGAAACAGCATGATAGATGAGAATATAGATGGTTCGACTGAAAAATCAAGCGCAACAGATATAGAAAGTAATGGTGGAGCTGATAATGAGgggaaaaaagaagaaaatgccAAGGGAGAAAATCTTTCAGTTGACGGTATGGGCCAAGATTCGCAAAATTTGACAGAAACACGCAGTGTTAGTTTGGGTGGCTTGAACGGGGAGGATAAGTCGGTGAGTGTGGACCAAAGTGATAGGGAGGATCATTTGAAGAGCAACAGCGATCAGGAAGAGTTGAAATCAAGTGACCTTGATGATGGGACGATGGAGAAGAATAATTCATCTAAAGGCGATGAACATATGGATTCTCAGAACCACGATTCAACAGCTGAAACTACTGATGATAATGATAAACATGATAAGGATAATGATAAATCTACCGATGATTCTGCTCAAAGCCAACAGGAACAAGATGAAAAAACTGTTACCCAAGATGAGAAGAGAGATGCGAAGTTTACATCCTCAACAGTCGAAAATTTGGACGTTTCAAAACAAGATTCAAAGGGATCTGGTCTTGATAACACAGGAGATGAGAATATTGTTGATTCCCAGAATGCCTCAGGCCTAAAAAATGATACTGAAACATCGGATGAAAATGTGAGTGACAATTCGAGTGAGCAACAGAATCTTGATAATGGTTCAGAAACAGATGGGAGTGCGACCTCGTCTAATGACAGTAACGGGGCCGAGCAGGGCCAAAATACACTGGAAAATTCATCTGATACTTCAAATACCGTTGGTGATGACTCATCTCCAGGCTTAAACACGAACACTGATTCTAGCCAACATGACGAGGCTTCTTCGATTCCTCAGGATGAGAAAGAAGCTCGTACGGATCTTGATACTCTTCCAGATTTAGGATCGGAATCTAAAGATGCCATTGCTTAG
- the LOC140841650 gene encoding NADH dehydrogenase [ubiquinone] iron-sulfur protein 5-B-like, giving the protein MASGWGITGNKGRCYDFWMDFSECMSRCREPKDCALLREDYFECLHHSKEFQRRNRIYKEEQRQLRSAAEKGKEHGDGAHH; this is encoded by the exons ATGGCATCTGGTTGGGGAATAACAGGAAACAAGGGTAGATGTTACGATTTCTGGATGGATTTTAGCGAATGCATGTCCCGCTGCCGTGAGCCCAAGGATTGTGCCCTCCTTCGTGAAGACTATTTTGAGTGCCTCCACCACTCGAAAGAG TTTCAACGTAGAAACCGAATCTATAAGGAGGAGCAGCGGCAACTAAGATCAGCTGCGGAGAAGGGTAAGGAACACGGAGATGGTGCTCATCACTGA